The Bombus huntii isolate Logan2020A chromosome 1, iyBomHunt1.1, whole genome shotgun sequence genome contains a region encoding:
- the LOC126865407 gene encoding sodium-independent sulfate anion transporter-like isoform X1 has product MSYSRGSIDERTSLLSRNVTSRFDLKQLLLRRIPILAWLPQYSLSKLLHDVLAGLTVGLTAIPQGIAYAIVAGLPAQYGLYSSFMGCLVYLVFGSCKDITVGPTAIMALLSQNHVIRLGDDIAVLLCFLTGCVITFMGLFRLGFLVQFVSMPVISGFTNAAAIIIGTSQLGTLLGLSGRSDSFIDAVTKVVNHVNEITFWDPILGVCSMILLVCLKKLPAKKSGTALQKFMWVTSLARNAVVVIVGIILSYSLYSYGIKPFKITGHITEGLPPFSPPPFSLVKGNHTYNFEELIGELGSTVISVPLIAILESIAIAKAFAKGKTVDANQEMLALGLCNLFGSFSRSMPTTGSFTRTAVNNASGVKTPMGGVITGCLVLLACGLLTSTFQFIPKATLAAVIIVAMYYMLELHIFTVLWRTKKTDLIPLTVTLLSCLAIGPEYGMIAGIAVNLILLLYFAARPGLLIEERVVDGLTILFVSPKQSLSYPAAEYLRERVMSWCDARVGTIPVVVEGRHVLRIDATVAKNLALLLADLETRDQKLVFWNWCEEAKRTLISYDASLTMSFRSSGSIAQIFSGRIASPHVPRE; this is encoded by the exons ATGTCGTACAGTAGAGGAAGTATCGACGAAAGAACATCATTGTTGA GTAGGAACGTGACTTCCAGATTCGATTTGAAGCAGCTCCTTCTACGAAGGATACCGATCCTGGCATGGCTGCCTCAATATAGTTTGTCGAAACTTCTGCACGATGTTTTGGCAGGATTGACCGTTGGTTTGACTGCTATACCACAGGGCATAGCTTACGCAATTGTGGCCGGACTTCCAGCTCAG TACGGCCTCTACAGCAGTTTCATGGGATGCTTGGTTTACTTGGTGTTCGGTAGCTGCAAGGACATCACTGTGGGTCCTACGGCAATAATGGCATTACTGTCGCAAAATCATGTTATAAGACTGGGAGATGATATCGCG GTGCTTCTATGTTTCCTGACAGGCTGCGTGATTACGTTTATGGGATTGTTCCGCTTGGGATTTCTTGTGCAGTTTGTTAGCATGCCAGTGATCTCTGGATTCACTAATGCAGCTGCAATAATAATTGGAACATCTCAATTGGGCACGTTGCTTGGTTTGAGTGGCAGAAGCGATTCCTTTATCGACGCAGTTACCAAAGTTGTCAATCACGTAAATGAAATTACTTTCTGGGACCCGATATTAGGAGTCTGTTCGATGATCTTACTCGTTTGTCTTAAA AAATTACCTGCAAAGAAAAGCGGCACGGCGTTGCAAAAATTCATGTGGGTAACATCGTTGGCGAGGAACGCCGTAGTCGTCATTGTTGGAATAATATTAAGCTATTCGTTATACTCTTATGGTATTAAACCCTTCAAAATTACTGGACATATAACGGAAGGTTTACCGCCGTTCTCTCCGCCACCATTTTCTCTCGTGAAAGGAAACCATACGTATAACTTTGAGGAGTTAATTGGTGAACTCGGAAGCACTGTCATTTCAGTCCCGCTGATTGCCATTTTGGAGAGCATTGCCATTGCTAAAGCTTTTG CCAAAGGGAAGACCGTTGATGCTAATCAAGAGATGCTGGCTTTGGGACTGTGCAACCTTTTCGGCAGCTTTTCTCGATCAATGCCAACCACAGGGAGCTTCACAAGGACCGCCGTAAACAACGCTTCGGGTGTAAAAACACCGATGGGCGGTGTAATTACTGGATGCCTGGTGCTTTTAGCGTGTGGCCTTCTGACCTCGACTTTCCAATTCATCCCGAAGGCAACACTCGCTGCAGTCATTATAGTCGCCATGTACTACATGCTTGAACTTCATATTTTCACCGTACTTTGGAGAACGAAAA AGACCGATTTGATACCTTTGACGGTGACTTTGTTGAGCTGCTTGGCAATTGGTCCAGAATACGGCATGATTGCTGGGATCGCGGTAAATCTAATTCTCCTGCTCTATTTCGCGGCCAGACCTGGATTATTGATCGAGGAACGTGTTGTCGATGGGCTGACGATTCTGTTTGTATCGCCGAAACAATCGTTGAGCTACCCAGCTGCGGAATATCTTCGTGAACGGGTGATGTCGTG GTGTGATGCCAGAGTAGGAACTATTCCCGTGGTAGTGGAAGGTCGTCACGTGCTTAGAATCGATGCAACCGTCGCCAAGAACCTCGCTTTGCTGCTGGCCGACTTGGAAACCAGGGACCAGAAGCTGGTGTTCTGGAATTGGTGCGAGGAAGCTAAGAGAACTTTGATAAGCTACGACGCTTCTCTCACGATGTCCTTCAGAAGTTCCGGCAGCATAGCTCAAATATTTTCAGGTAGAATCGCGTCACCTCATGTTCCACGCGAGTGA
- the LOC126865407 gene encoding sodium-independent sulfate anion transporter-like isoform X3: MSYSRGSIDERTSLLSRNVTSRFDLKQLLLRRIPILAWLPQYSLSKLLHDVLAGLTVGLTAIPQGIAYAIVAGLPAQVLLCFLTGCVITFMGLFRLGFLVQFVSMPVISGFTNAAAIIIGTSQLGTLLGLSGRSDSFIDAVTKVVNHVNEITFWDPILGVCSMILLVCLKKLPAKKSGTALQKFMWVTSLARNAVVVIVGIILSYSLYSYGIKPFKITGHITEGLPPFSPPPFSLVKGNHTYNFEELIGELGSTVISVPLIAILESIAIAKAFAKGKTVDANQEMLALGLCNLFGSFSRSMPTTGSFTRTAVNNASGVKTPMGGVITGCLVLLACGLLTSTFQFIPKATLAAVIIVAMYYMLELHIFTVLWRTKKTDLIPLTVTLLSCLAIGPEYGMIAGIAVNLILLLYFAARPGLLIEERVVDGLTILFVSPKQSLSYPAAEYLRERVMSWCDARVGTIPVVVEGRHVLRIDATVAKNLALLLADLETRDQKLVFWNWCEEAKRTLISYDASLTMSFRSSGSIAQIFSGRIASPHVPRE; encoded by the exons ATGTCGTACAGTAGAGGAAGTATCGACGAAAGAACATCATTGTTGA GTAGGAACGTGACTTCCAGATTCGATTTGAAGCAGCTCCTTCTACGAAGGATACCGATCCTGGCATGGCTGCCTCAATATAGTTTGTCGAAACTTCTGCACGATGTTTTGGCAGGATTGACCGTTGGTTTGACTGCTATACCACAGGGCATAGCTTACGCAATTGTGGCCGGACTTCCAGCTCAG GTGCTTCTATGTTTCCTGACAGGCTGCGTGATTACGTTTATGGGATTGTTCCGCTTGGGATTTCTTGTGCAGTTTGTTAGCATGCCAGTGATCTCTGGATTCACTAATGCAGCTGCAATAATAATTGGAACATCTCAATTGGGCACGTTGCTTGGTTTGAGTGGCAGAAGCGATTCCTTTATCGACGCAGTTACCAAAGTTGTCAATCACGTAAATGAAATTACTTTCTGGGACCCGATATTAGGAGTCTGTTCGATGATCTTACTCGTTTGTCTTAAA AAATTACCTGCAAAGAAAAGCGGCACGGCGTTGCAAAAATTCATGTGGGTAACATCGTTGGCGAGGAACGCCGTAGTCGTCATTGTTGGAATAATATTAAGCTATTCGTTATACTCTTATGGTATTAAACCCTTCAAAATTACTGGACATATAACGGAAGGTTTACCGCCGTTCTCTCCGCCACCATTTTCTCTCGTGAAAGGAAACCATACGTATAACTTTGAGGAGTTAATTGGTGAACTCGGAAGCACTGTCATTTCAGTCCCGCTGATTGCCATTTTGGAGAGCATTGCCATTGCTAAAGCTTTTG CCAAAGGGAAGACCGTTGATGCTAATCAAGAGATGCTGGCTTTGGGACTGTGCAACCTTTTCGGCAGCTTTTCTCGATCAATGCCAACCACAGGGAGCTTCACAAGGACCGCCGTAAACAACGCTTCGGGTGTAAAAACACCGATGGGCGGTGTAATTACTGGATGCCTGGTGCTTTTAGCGTGTGGCCTTCTGACCTCGACTTTCCAATTCATCCCGAAGGCAACACTCGCTGCAGTCATTATAGTCGCCATGTACTACATGCTTGAACTTCATATTTTCACCGTACTTTGGAGAACGAAAA AGACCGATTTGATACCTTTGACGGTGACTTTGTTGAGCTGCTTGGCAATTGGTCCAGAATACGGCATGATTGCTGGGATCGCGGTAAATCTAATTCTCCTGCTCTATTTCGCGGCCAGACCTGGATTATTGATCGAGGAACGTGTTGTCGATGGGCTGACGATTCTGTTTGTATCGCCGAAACAATCGTTGAGCTACCCAGCTGCGGAATATCTTCGTGAACGGGTGATGTCGTG GTGTGATGCCAGAGTAGGAACTATTCCCGTGGTAGTGGAAGGTCGTCACGTGCTTAGAATCGATGCAACCGTCGCCAAGAACCTCGCTTTGCTGCTGGCCGACTTGGAAACCAGGGACCAGAAGCTGGTGTTCTGGAATTGGTGCGAGGAAGCTAAGAGAACTTTGATAAGCTACGACGCTTCTCTCACGATGTCCTTCAGAAGTTCCGGCAGCATAGCTCAAATATTTTCAGGTAGAATCGCGTCACCTCATGTTCCACGCGAGTGA
- the LOC126865407 gene encoding sodium-independent sulfate anion transporter-like isoform X4 has translation MGCLVYLVFGSCKDITVGPTAIMALLSQNHVIRLGDDIAVLLCFLTGCVITFMGLFRLGFLVQFVSMPVISGFTNAAAIIIGTSQLGTLLGLSGRSDSFIDAVTKVVNHVNEITFWDPILGVCSMILLVCLKKLPAKKSGTALQKFMWVTSLARNAVVVIVGIILSYSLYSYGIKPFKITGHITEGLPPFSPPPFSLVKGNHTYNFEELIGELGSTVISVPLIAILESIAIAKAFAKGKTVDANQEMLALGLCNLFGSFSRSMPTTGSFTRTAVNNASGVKTPMGGVITGCLVLLACGLLTSTFQFIPKATLAAVIIVAMYYMLELHIFTVLWRTKKTDLIPLTVTLLSCLAIGPEYGMIAGIAVNLILLLYFAARPGLLIEERVVDGLTILFVSPKQSLSYPAAEYLRERVMSWCDARVGTIPVVVEGRHVLRIDATVAKNLALLLADLETRDQKLVFWNWCEEAKRTLISYDASLTMSFRSSGSIAQIFSGRIASPHVPRE, from the exons ATGGGATGCTTGGTTTACTTGGTGTTCGGTAGCTGCAAGGACATCACTGTGGGTCCTACGGCAATAATGGCATTACTGTCGCAAAATCATGTTATAAGACTGGGAGATGATATCGCG GTGCTTCTATGTTTCCTGACAGGCTGCGTGATTACGTTTATGGGATTGTTCCGCTTGGGATTTCTTGTGCAGTTTGTTAGCATGCCAGTGATCTCTGGATTCACTAATGCAGCTGCAATAATAATTGGAACATCTCAATTGGGCACGTTGCTTGGTTTGAGTGGCAGAAGCGATTCCTTTATCGACGCAGTTACCAAAGTTGTCAATCACGTAAATGAAATTACTTTCTGGGACCCGATATTAGGAGTCTGTTCGATGATCTTACTCGTTTGTCTTAAA AAATTACCTGCAAAGAAAAGCGGCACGGCGTTGCAAAAATTCATGTGGGTAACATCGTTGGCGAGGAACGCCGTAGTCGTCATTGTTGGAATAATATTAAGCTATTCGTTATACTCTTATGGTATTAAACCCTTCAAAATTACTGGACATATAACGGAAGGTTTACCGCCGTTCTCTCCGCCACCATTTTCTCTCGTGAAAGGAAACCATACGTATAACTTTGAGGAGTTAATTGGTGAACTCGGAAGCACTGTCATTTCAGTCCCGCTGATTGCCATTTTGGAGAGCATTGCCATTGCTAAAGCTTTTG CCAAAGGGAAGACCGTTGATGCTAATCAAGAGATGCTGGCTTTGGGACTGTGCAACCTTTTCGGCAGCTTTTCTCGATCAATGCCAACCACAGGGAGCTTCACAAGGACCGCCGTAAACAACGCTTCGGGTGTAAAAACACCGATGGGCGGTGTAATTACTGGATGCCTGGTGCTTTTAGCGTGTGGCCTTCTGACCTCGACTTTCCAATTCATCCCGAAGGCAACACTCGCTGCAGTCATTATAGTCGCCATGTACTACATGCTTGAACTTCATATTTTCACCGTACTTTGGAGAACGAAAA AGACCGATTTGATACCTTTGACGGTGACTTTGTTGAGCTGCTTGGCAATTGGTCCAGAATACGGCATGATTGCTGGGATCGCGGTAAATCTAATTCTCCTGCTCTATTTCGCGGCCAGACCTGGATTATTGATCGAGGAACGTGTTGTCGATGGGCTGACGATTCTGTTTGTATCGCCGAAACAATCGTTGAGCTACCCAGCTGCGGAATATCTTCGTGAACGGGTGATGTCGTG GTGTGATGCCAGAGTAGGAACTATTCCCGTGGTAGTGGAAGGTCGTCACGTGCTTAGAATCGATGCAACCGTCGCCAAGAACCTCGCTTTGCTGCTGGCCGACTTGGAAACCAGGGACCAGAAGCTGGTGTTCTGGAATTGGTGCGAGGAAGCTAAGAGAACTTTGATAAGCTACGACGCTTCTCTCACGATGTCCTTCAGAAGTTCCGGCAGCATAGCTCAAATATTTTCAGGTAGAATCGCGTCACCTCATGTTCCACGCGAGTGA
- the LOC126865407 gene encoding sodium-independent sulfate anion transporter-like isoform X5, whose amino-acid sequence MALLSQNHVIRLGDDIAVLLCFLTGCVITFMGLFRLGFLVQFVSMPVISGFTNAAAIIIGTSQLGTLLGLSGRSDSFIDAVTKVVNHVNEITFWDPILGVCSMILLVCLKKLPAKKSGTALQKFMWVTSLARNAVVVIVGIILSYSLYSYGIKPFKITGHITEGLPPFSPPPFSLVKGNHTYNFEELIGELGSTVISVPLIAILESIAIAKAFAKGKTVDANQEMLALGLCNLFGSFSRSMPTTGSFTRTAVNNASGVKTPMGGVITGCLVLLACGLLTSTFQFIPKATLAAVIIVAMYYMLELHIFTVLWRTKKTDLIPLTVTLLSCLAIGPEYGMIAGIAVNLILLLYFAARPGLLIEERVVDGLTILFVSPKQSLSYPAAEYLRERVMSWCDARVGTIPVVVEGRHVLRIDATVAKNLALLLADLETRDQKLVFWNWCEEAKRTLISYDASLTMSFRSSGSIAQIFSGRIASPHVPRE is encoded by the exons ATGGCATTACTGTCGCAAAATCATGTTATAAGACTGGGAGATGATATCGCG GTGCTTCTATGTTTCCTGACAGGCTGCGTGATTACGTTTATGGGATTGTTCCGCTTGGGATTTCTTGTGCAGTTTGTTAGCATGCCAGTGATCTCTGGATTCACTAATGCAGCTGCAATAATAATTGGAACATCTCAATTGGGCACGTTGCTTGGTTTGAGTGGCAGAAGCGATTCCTTTATCGACGCAGTTACCAAAGTTGTCAATCACGTAAATGAAATTACTTTCTGGGACCCGATATTAGGAGTCTGTTCGATGATCTTACTCGTTTGTCTTAAA AAATTACCTGCAAAGAAAAGCGGCACGGCGTTGCAAAAATTCATGTGGGTAACATCGTTGGCGAGGAACGCCGTAGTCGTCATTGTTGGAATAATATTAAGCTATTCGTTATACTCTTATGGTATTAAACCCTTCAAAATTACTGGACATATAACGGAAGGTTTACCGCCGTTCTCTCCGCCACCATTTTCTCTCGTGAAAGGAAACCATACGTATAACTTTGAGGAGTTAATTGGTGAACTCGGAAGCACTGTCATTTCAGTCCCGCTGATTGCCATTTTGGAGAGCATTGCCATTGCTAAAGCTTTTG CCAAAGGGAAGACCGTTGATGCTAATCAAGAGATGCTGGCTTTGGGACTGTGCAACCTTTTCGGCAGCTTTTCTCGATCAATGCCAACCACAGGGAGCTTCACAAGGACCGCCGTAAACAACGCTTCGGGTGTAAAAACACCGATGGGCGGTGTAATTACTGGATGCCTGGTGCTTTTAGCGTGTGGCCTTCTGACCTCGACTTTCCAATTCATCCCGAAGGCAACACTCGCTGCAGTCATTATAGTCGCCATGTACTACATGCTTGAACTTCATATTTTCACCGTACTTTGGAGAACGAAAA AGACCGATTTGATACCTTTGACGGTGACTTTGTTGAGCTGCTTGGCAATTGGTCCAGAATACGGCATGATTGCTGGGATCGCGGTAAATCTAATTCTCCTGCTCTATTTCGCGGCCAGACCTGGATTATTGATCGAGGAACGTGTTGTCGATGGGCTGACGATTCTGTTTGTATCGCCGAAACAATCGTTGAGCTACCCAGCTGCGGAATATCTTCGTGAACGGGTGATGTCGTG GTGTGATGCCAGAGTAGGAACTATTCCCGTGGTAGTGGAAGGTCGTCACGTGCTTAGAATCGATGCAACCGTCGCCAAGAACCTCGCTTTGCTGCTGGCCGACTTGGAAACCAGGGACCAGAAGCTGGTGTTCTGGAATTGGTGCGAGGAAGCTAAGAGAACTTTGATAAGCTACGACGCTTCTCTCACGATGTCCTTCAGAAGTTCCGGCAGCATAGCTCAAATATTTTCAGGTAGAATCGCGTCACCTCATGTTCCACGCGAGTGA